The Cucumis melo cultivar AY chromosome 9, USDA_Cmelo_AY_1.0, whole genome shotgun sequence genome includes the window TTCGATTCAATTCCTTCAATCATTACATGAACAAACCAAGACAACATTATCAAATCCCCTCCTTTAACAAAGCCATTGAAGAACCTTGTGGGGACTCTCTGCCATTATAATGGAGATTTAGCTTTTCCTTCTCatcatcgtcttcttcttcttcatcttcttcttcttcatcttcttcttcatcttcatcttcttctttaagTCTTAAATTCCCTATATAGGTTTTCTCTTGTGTTGTGTTGTATTTATTGCACTTCCTTCTTTCCTGTGTTCTTCTGTCTTTTTCTTATCTGTCTCGTTTCCACCGCCATTTTTAATTCCTAATTTTCTCTATGTTTAATCGTGAATTCCAAAAACCCCATTAACCCATTTCCCCTTTTCTTTGATTAATTCGCTGAAAGCTTATGGTTTGAGCTAAAggacaattttttttaacattaaaCCCCATTGGGTACTTATCAATGGCTGTGCCCGCATCTACAACCACAACTACCACCACCAACGCTTCTACTaattccatttcttcttcttcttcttcttctattccTAATCAACCCACTAAGCTTAAGCGTCGAAAGTGTCGAGATATCACTGTTTCCGCTAAATCTGACTcgttttcatcttcttcttccaattCCTCATCTGGGTTACAAGGATTTTCTCATCGAAAGCTTGATCGCCCTGTTGTCATTGTTCCTTCAGAGAATTCTTGGTGTTGTCCTGCTTCTAAACCCTCTTCAACCCCTCCTgctcttcctcttcctcctcctccgCCGCCCCCACCTCCGCCTCCGTCGGATTCTCATCGAAGGGTTACTTCTCCCACACCCACTAACGGGAATCGAACATCGGATTCGGTAATATCGCCTTCTGATTCACCGTCTGCTTTCCGGATACGGTTTTCTCCTGGAACTCTTTCTCCGGTAATGGATTTCACGACGTCTTCTTCCGGTGCTGCGTTTAATGGTCATTCTGGATCGAGTCATGACTCTTTCCCTTCTGGGTTTTCGAAGTTCAACTCCGCTCTGACCGCCGGGCTTTTGAACCCAATGTCGCCGCCGCCGTCTACTGATAAAACCCGATCGAGTCCGACCCTTTTTGAAATGATGGCTAGTGAGCCTGATATTCACCCTAGAACTTCTCAGATCCCTCCCCAGGTTGCCTCTGTTTCGGTTCATAAGAATCAAGTTCCTATTCAGGACAAGCAGGCGTTGATGATGCAGAGGATTTCTGAGATTTTGGGATCTCGGAGCCCTGGAAATCAGTTCAATGACGCTTCTAGCAGTGACATTAAGCTCACATTGAGTTCTAGAGATGGGATCAGTGTATCGATGAGTGTTCACCGGCAAATTCTTGTTGCTCATAGTCGGTTTTTCGCATTGAAGCTCTCGGAACGGTGGGCGAAACAACAGCGGTCTCCGTCTCCATACATTGTGGAGATTGCTGACTGTGATGATGTTGAAGTGTACATTGAAACCTTGAAATTGATGTATTGTAGAGATCTGAGGAAGAGGCTGATGAAGGAAGACGTTCCCAGAGTTCTTGGAATTCTGAAGGTATGAGTCTTTTAGGAATTCTAGAAAGTTATCAATGTGCTTTTGGCGCTTCATTACCGAATCTCTGCTTTGTTAGATCCCCACCTAAATTTGCAATGTATGATAATTGATATGATGGTGGCATTGGCATTTTAGGTCTCGGCTGCTATTGGATTTGATGCGGGTGTTTTATCTTGTTTGGAGTACTTGGAAGCCGCCCCATGGGCCGAGGATGAAGAAGAGAAGGTGGCTTCACTCTTATCTGAGCTGCACCTTGAAGGTGTTGCAGCAGGGGAAGTTCTAAAGAGGGTCTCGGTTGAAGTTACCAATGGACCTGAAGATGGCAACGACAATGAAGAAGTGTTACTGAAGCTTCTACATGTAGTTCTTGAAGGAAAAGACGAGAAGGCAAGACGGGAGATGAAAGGATTAGTTTCAAAGATGCTTCGTGAGAGTTCCTCGCAAAATGACCTTCGAAAAGAATCCTTGTATTCAGCTTGTGATGGTTGTCTGCAGTTGCTCCGCAATCAATTTATGCGAGCGGTAGGGTCGGATTTTCATGGTGTTGGGGAGATTGCTAAGCAAGCTGATAATTTGCATTGGATTTTAGATATCTTGATTGATAGACAGATTGCTgaagattttttaaaaacctGGGCATCTCAATCTGAATTGTCAGCTGCACACTCTAAGGTGCCTGCCGTTCACAGATTTGAGATCAGTCGAGTTACAGCTCGGTTATTTGTTGGTATCGGAAAAGGCCAACTCCTGGCTCCTAAAGATGTGAGATATCAGCTTTTGCAGACCTGGTTGGTGCCATTTTATGATGATTTTGGTTGGATGAGGAGAGCATCGAGAGGCCTCGATCGCCACCTCATTGAGGATGGTCTTAGCAATACAATTCTCACTCTACCATTAGCTTGGCAACAAGACATATTGCTAGCTTGGTTCAATAGATTCATGAATTCAGGTGAAGATTGTCCTAATATACAACGAGGGTTCGAAGTCTGGTGGAGAAGGGCCTTCTGGAGACGCAGTGGTGAACAAGAACGACCTCGACCAATTCGAATTGCCACCCCATCGACAGAGAATTCGTGAAGCGCTCTTGTTTCAAAGGACATATAGCTTAGTTCATAATAACTAATGGGTTTGTTCTTTCTCTGATCACTGGAGGCCTCATTCCTTGGTATTGGTTAGTTAGGATCTTCTTCCTTCCTAAACCAGGAGCATCCTATGGAAGACCCAATGTACCTGAGGTTAGGTTGGAAGAAGATAATAAATGCTATATATTGTAATTTCTCTTATCTTTACCTTCTTTCTCTTTGAAATGAGCTTGACATTCGTTTCAGTTTCACCACTCGTGTTTCTGAATCTCTGGTATCTGTGAGTTTTAGAATAATCTGTGGAGATTCAAAAGTCATAGCGGAACAGTCATTGAGTTACCGTTGAAAGCTCTTGTTTATCTGTATTGAAGATCAAGTCCAATGGGTGTAGATTGTTCTGTTCTGTTTTATTATTGGTTTGACTTTGCAAGGGTCTTTGAGTTGACTTCATCTTATTATTCTCTTTAATAATCTTGGATCTAGATACCGtttatggaaaagaaaaaaaaaaagaattagttTACCAATCAAATGTTTTAAAAACTTAGTTGGAGAGATCTAAATGCGTTATCGATCAAATGTTTTCTTTAGGTTGTTGACTCTTTAATTCTAGTAGAGATTTGCTAGTGAAACGTTATCTCACTTGAAGCTTTACTCTTGCAGTCACACGTAACAAAACGAAATGAAACAGATGTCATCGGCAAGGCAATTCCCAAGAGGAGTGTACAACGGATGATACCGAAACTCATATTGTTAAATACGATGAGCGAAGATTTGATCAACCAATCCATGTTTGTCCTCTGCCTTGTCATTTGATATGTTGCAAGAAGAGAAAGGGAGAGAAACAAGTGTGAGTGATGTTTATGAGTTGCAAGTTG containing:
- the LOC103482773 gene encoding BTB/POZ domain-containing protein At1g63850; protein product: MAVPASTTTTTTTNASTNSISSSSSSSIPNQPTKLKRRKCRDITVSAKSDSFSSSSSNSSSGLQGFSHRKLDRPVVIVPSENSWCCPASKPSSTPPALPLPPPPPPPPPPPSDSHRRVTSPTPTNGNRTSDSVISPSDSPSAFRIRFSPGTLSPVMDFTTSSSGAAFNGHSGSSHDSFPSGFSKFNSALTAGLLNPMSPPPSTDKTRSSPTLFEMMASEPDIHPRTSQIPPQVASVSVHKNQVPIQDKQALMMQRISEILGSRSPGNQFNDASSSDIKLTLSSRDGISVSMSVHRQILVAHSRFFALKLSERWAKQQRSPSPYIVEIADCDDVEVYIETLKLMYCRDLRKRLMKEDVPRVLGILKVSAAIGFDAGVLSCLEYLEAAPWAEDEEEKVASLLSELHLEGVAAGEVLKRVSVEVTNGPEDGNDNEEVLLKLLHVVLEGKDEKARREMKGLVSKMLRESSSQNDLRKESLYSACDGCLQLLRNQFMRAVGSDFHGVGEIAKQADNLHWILDILIDRQIAEDFLKTWASQSELSAAHSKVPAVHRFEISRVTARLFVGIGKGQLLAPKDVRYQLLQTWLVPFYDDFGWMRRASRGLDRHLIEDGLSNTILTLPLAWQQDILLAWFNRFMNSGEDCPNIQRGFEVWWRRAFWRRSGEQERPRPIRIATPSTENS